Proteins from a single region of Thermosipho japonicus:
- the rsxC gene encoding electron transport complex subunit RsxC yields the protein MKLSSFLGGVHPPENKSLSKDIPIKKAPLPEKVVVFMQQHAGAPAKPVVQVGDKVKTGQVIGEPSGFVSAYVHSPVTGKVVEVKKISNIIFGKAVDAVIIERESEDDWELLPHGDFEKFSKEELLDIIQKAGIVGLGGAMFPTHIKLNPPKDKKIDTLIINGAECEPYLTIDHRMMLEKHEEILLGIEIVKKILNVENVYIGIEDNKIDAINLLNDKWRGKVTVVPLKTKYPQGAEKQLIYAVTKRSVPRGGLPMDVGVVVQNVSTMYAIKEAVIDGKPLIERGLTLTGEAIKKPGNWWVRVGTPISWIVDNLGEGFKEGLEEIKILMGGPMMGIPINNIETPIVKGNNGITSIVPHEQKSTFCIRCSYCVNVCPMGLQPYLLDLLGKKKRYDEAASIGLMDCIECGSCTYICPAKIEHVKTIKLAKKVYRALRGGKK from the coding sequence TTGAAGCTATCGAGCTTTTTGGGAGGAGTACATCCCCCCGAAAATAAGTCATTGAGTAAAGATATTCCAATTAAAAAAGCTCCTTTACCAGAAAAGGTTGTAGTATTTATGCAACAGCATGCGGGTGCTCCTGCAAAACCTGTAGTGCAAGTTGGAGATAAAGTTAAAACTGGTCAAGTTATTGGTGAACCTTCCGGGTTCGTTTCTGCATATGTTCATTCACCAGTAACTGGGAAAGTTGTTGAGGTTAAAAAGATAAGTAATATAATTTTTGGAAAAGCAGTTGACGCAGTTATTATTGAAAGAGAATCCGAAGATGATTGGGAACTTCTTCCTCATGGTGATTTTGAGAAATTTTCAAAAGAAGAGCTTCTTGATATCATTCAAAAAGCAGGTATTGTAGGACTTGGCGGTGCAATGTTCCCAACACATATAAAATTAAATCCTCCAAAAGATAAAAAAATTGATACATTAATTATAAATGGTGCAGAATGTGAACCATACTTGACAATTGATCACAGAATGATGTTAGAAAAACATGAAGAGATTTTGTTAGGTATTGAAATTGTAAAGAAAATTTTAAATGTTGAAAATGTATATATAGGAATTGAGGATAATAAAATTGATGCAATTAACCTTTTAAATGATAAATGGAGAGGAAAAGTTACTGTTGTTCCATTAAAAACAAAATATCCTCAAGGTGCTGAAAAACAATTAATTTATGCTGTTACAAAAAGAAGTGTTCCACGTGGTGGCCTTCCAATGGATGTTGGAGTCGTAGTTCAAAATGTAAGTACTATGTATGCAATTAAGGAAGCAGTAATTGATGGTAAACCTCTTATAGAAAGAGGCTTAACCTTAACTGGGGAAGCAATTAAAAAACCAGGAAATTGGTGGGTAAGAGTTGGTACTCCTATTTCATGGATTGTGGATAATTTAGGCGAAGGTTTTAAAGAAGGACTTGAAGAAATAAAGATTTTAATGGGCGGACCAATGATGGGAATACCTATTAACAATATAGAAACTCCAATAGTAAAGGGGAATAATGGAATTACAAGTATTGTTCCACATGAACAGAAAAGCACCTTTTGTATTAGATGTTCTTATTGTGTAAATGTATGTCCAATGGGACTCCAGCCATACTTATTAGACTTGCTTGGAAAGAAAAAAAGATATGATGAAGCAGCAAGTATAGGATTGATGGATTGTATAGAATGTGGTTCGTGTACGTATATTTGTCCTGCTAAAATTGAGCATGTTAAGACTATTAAACTTGCTAAAAAAGTGTATAGGGCCCTGAGGGGAGGGAAGAAATGA
- a CDS encoding RnfABCDGE type electron transport complex subunit D has protein sequence MKLITGNAPHLRSNDTTSRVMLDVIIALLPALIGAWYFFGFYAFFLAILGAVVGELFELFIMKILRKDKNFVPNGSAAVTGILLAMNVSPATSWWVFLLGLVFALGVAKHAFGGLGMNIFNPALAGRAFLLVSFPVQMTTWYKPTLSFSKWVDVQTTATPLAVLKETGSVNVSYWDLFIGNRAGSIGETSVLLLLIGFAYLVARKRIKLMIPISYIGTVFVMSSFFYFANPTFGTPLFHILSGGLMLGALFMATDMVTSPMTIKGQAIFGIGAGVMTLLIRYFAGYPEGVSLSILLMNAFVPLIDRYTQPRIFGEVKS, from the coding sequence ATGAAGTTGATTACAGGAAATGCTCCACATTTAAGATCAAATGATACAACTTCAAGGGTAATGTTAGATGTTATTATAGCTTTACTACCTGCTTTAATAGGCGCATGGTATTTTTTTGGTTTTTATGCATTTTTTCTTGCTATTTTAGGTGCAGTTGTCGGTGAATTATTTGAATTATTTATTATGAAGATACTTAGAAAAGATAAAAATTTTGTGCCAAATGGGAGTGCTGCGGTAACAGGAATACTTCTTGCTATGAATGTTAGTCCTGCAACATCATGGTGGGTATTTTTACTTGGATTAGTTTTTGCGTTAGGTGTTGCAAAACATGCTTTTGGTGGACTTGGAATGAACATATTTAACCCTGCACTTGCTGGGAGGGCATTTTTGTTAGTTTCATTTCCAGTTCAAATGACGACATGGTATAAACCTACACTTTCTTTTTCTAAATGGGTTGATGTTCAAACAACTGCTACACCACTTGCCGTTTTAAAAGAAACAGGAAGTGTAAATGTAAGCTATTGGGATTTGTTTATAGGAAATAGAGCAGGATCCATAGGTGAAACGAGTGTTTTATTGTTACTAATAGGTTTTGCATATCTTGTTGCTAGAAAAAGAATAAAATTAATGATTCCAATTTCTTATATAGGAACTGTTTTTGTTATGTCATCGTTTTTCTATTTTGCAAACCCAACATTTGGTACACCTTTATTCCATATTCTCAGTGGTGGTTTGATGTTAGGTGCACTGTTTATGGCAACTGATATGGTTACAAGTCCTATGACAATAAAAGGTCAAGCTATCTTTGGTATTGGTGCAGGAGTTATGACTTTACTAATAAGGTATTTTGCGGGTTATCCAGAAGGTGTTTCATTATCAATTCTTTTAATGAATGCATTTGTTCCACTTATTGATAGATACACACAACCCCGCATTTTTGGTGAGGTGAAATCATGA
- a CDS encoding RnfABCDGE type electron transport complex subunit G, producing MKDMIKTGLILMVYTLVAGLILGFIYTSTQAAIKEAELKNTIDAVKFVLTENGNLLVKEKVIKEAVLEGSKEEEKEIFKKGTSAVLTPVLNFHTERGKVYVLKGYGIGYGGKVVTIASFLVNNKKIDLLSIRVIEYSQETPGLGAKIAEETSQKRFYPIPYEGLKNGVKVDKDAGKSNLSPEEAKKIGVVKISDVMTGATITPRAVASTIDTMFKYLQKEVQ from the coding sequence ATGAAAGATATGATAAAAACAGGTCTAATTTTGATGGTATATACTTTAGTTGCAGGTTTGATTTTAGGATTTATTTATACTTCAACCCAAGCTGCAATAAAAGAAGCTGAATTGAAAAATACTATTGATGCGGTTAAGTTTGTTCTTACAGAAAATGGGAATTTATTAGTAAAAGAGAAAGTAATAAAAGAAGCCGTTTTAGAAGGTTCAAAAGAGGAAGAAAAAGAAATATTTAAAAAAGGAACTAGTGCTGTTTTGACCCCTGTTTTAAATTTTCATACTGAAAGAGGAAAGGTTTACGTTTTAAAGGGGTATGGTATTGGCTATGGTGGAAAAGTTGTTACAATAGCATCCTTTTTAGTAAATAATAAAAAAATTGATCTTTTATCAATAAGGGTTATTGAATATTCACAAGAAACACCTGGACTTGGAGCAAAGATAGCTGAAGAGACATCTCAAAAGAGGTTTTATCCTATCCCATATGAAGGTTTAAAAAATGGAGTAAAAGTTGACAAAGATGCTGGGAAATCTAATCTTTCACCTGAAGAAGCAAAAAAAATTGGAGTTGTAAAAATAAGTGATGTAATGACAGGAGCAACTATTACACCTCGAGCAGTTGCATCAACTATTGATACAATGTTTAAATATTTGCAAAAGGAGGTGCAATAA
- the rsxE gene encoding electron transport complex subunit RsxE, with translation MASRSWKEFSKGFIVENPTYVQALGMCPTLATTTSAKNGLGMGLAATAVLVMSNIVVSLLRKAVPEKIRIPIFITIIASFVTIVDLLMHAYVYDLWKTLGLFIPLIVVNCVIMGRAESFASKNNVWYSMLDGLGMGLGFTASLTLLGAIRELLGSGTLFDVKIWGKAFNVFIMILPPGAYLTLGLLAALFAYIGMKKKERGNTK, from the coding sequence ATGGCGAGCAGATCATGGAAAGAATTCAGTAAAGGTTTTATTGTAGAAAATCCTACTTATGTTCAAGCATTAGGAATGTGTCCAACACTTGCAACTACTACAAGCGCGAAGAATGGTCTTGGAATGGGGCTTGCTGCTACTGCTGTTTTAGTTATGTCAAACATAGTTGTTTCTCTTTTAAGAAAAGCAGTTCCTGAAAAAATAAGAATTCCAATATTTATAACTATAATTGCATCTTTTGTTACAATTGTTGATCTTTTGATGCATGCCTATGTATACGATCTTTGGAAAACATTAGGATTATTTATCCCTCTTATTGTTGTTAACTGTGTAATTATGGGTAGAGCAGAGTCATTTGCATCAAAAAATAATGTTTGGTATTCAATGTTAGATGGTCTTGGAATGGGACTTGGCTTTACAGCAAGTTTAACTCTTTTAGGTGCAATTAGAGAATTGCTTGGAAGTGGTACATTATTTGATGTAAAAATTTGGGGTAAAGCATTTAATGTGTTTATCATGATTCTTCCCCCTGGTGCTTATTTGACATTAGGTTTACTTGCCGCACTATTTGCGTATATAGGTATGAAGAAAAAAGAAAGGGGGAACACTAAATGA
- the rsxA gene encoding electron transport complex subunit RsxA — MKIFLILLSAMLVNNYVFIRFLGICPFLGVSKKMDTAVGMGLAATFVLVMSSTISWFVDRLLISLGLEFLRTIAFILVIASFVQFVELFLKKNNPNLYDALGIFLPLITTNCIILGVALINSMNNYNLLETIFNSLGAGLGFLLALIIFSAIREKLELYNLPKPFEGLPIALITASLLSLAFMGFQGMIKL; from the coding sequence ATGAAGATTTTTTTGATATTATTATCAGCAATGCTTGTTAACAATTATGTTTTTATTAGGTTTTTAGGTATTTGTCCGTTTTTAGGTGTATCTAAAAAAATGGATACAGCCGTTGGAATGGGTCTTGCAGCAACATTTGTTCTTGTAATGTCCTCTACAATTTCTTGGTTTGTTGATAGACTTTTAATATCACTTGGCCTTGAATTTTTAAGAACAATTGCATTTATTTTGGTTATTGCATCATTTGTTCAATTTGTTGAATTGTTTTTAAAGAAAAATAATCCAAACTTGTATGATGCACTTGGAATATTTCTTCCACTTATTACTACAAATTGTATAATATTGGGTGTTGCTCTTATAAATAGTATGAATAATTACAATCTTTTAGAAACAATTTTTAATTCTCTTGGTGCAGGTCTTGGTTTTCTTTTAGCATTAATAATATTTAGTGCAATTCGTGAAAAATTGGAATTATATAATTTACCAAAACCATTTGAAGGACTTCCAATTGCGTTGATTACAGCATCTTTGTTGTCTTTAGCATTTATGGGATTCCAGGGTATGATAAAGTTATAA
- a CDS encoding SLC13 family permease: MTIDAIISLFIFVVVYYLIISEKVHRSISVVLGAFILTFFGVFEDPDYLFKNYVDFDTIFLLVGMMLLVSAVKSTGFFEYVAFKLIHFSKNSFLSIFILLNFFVAFFSAFVDNVTTIMIFIPITLAVADAAGIDPTFFVLSEVFSSNIGGTATLIGDPPNILIGNAARLTFNDFILNTSPATLITWGIIILYFVLKNKKYLKKNISFEFSAIEITKSNLIKSTVLLISVIILFTVQEKIGVHSSVIAFGMGFLSILVIDPKNVEKHFGEIEWGTIFFFIGLFIITGALEDTGILKNLAMILSKNFGSTPKLFGMFLIIMSFLVSGFFDNIPFTATMIPVIKMLPSINSTFVNLNPYWWALSLGVCFGGNLTQIGASANIVAITMLLKYSKRSVSFKEYMKFSIIPSLISLIVSIAYVEFRYF; the protein is encoded by the coding sequence TTGACTATAGACGCAATTATCTCTTTATTTATTTTTGTTGTTGTATATTATCTAATAATTTCTGAAAAAGTTCATAGGTCAATTTCTGTAGTTTTAGGTGCTTTTATCTTAACTTTTTTTGGAGTATTTGAAGATCCTGATTATTTATTTAAAAATTATGTTGATTTTGATACAATTTTTTTATTGGTTGGGATGATGCTCCTTGTATCTGCTGTAAAAAGTACTGGTTTTTTTGAATATGTAGCATTTAAATTAATTCATTTTTCTAAAAATTCATTTTTATCTATTTTTATTCTTTTAAACTTTTTTGTAGCGTTTTTTTCTGCCTTTGTAGATAATGTAACCACAATAATGATCTTTATCCCAATAACACTTGCGGTTGCGGATGCCGCGGGTATTGATCCAACCTTTTTTGTTCTTTCAGAGGTTTTTAGTTCCAATATTGGAGGTACAGCAACTTTAATAGGTGATCCCCCGAATATTTTAATTGGTAATGCAGCAAGGCTTACTTTTAATGATTTTATATTGAATACTTCTCCAGCTACATTAATAACTTGGGGAATTATTATTTTATATTTTGTATTAAAAAATAAAAAATATTTGAAAAAAAATATAAGTTTTGAATTTTCTGCTATTGAAATTACAAAAAGTAATTTAATTAAATCTACAGTTTTGTTGATAAGTGTAATAATTTTATTTACAGTCCAAGAAAAAATAGGAGTGCATAGTTCAGTCATAGCATTTGGAATGGGTTTTTTATCGATTTTGGTTATTGACCCAAAAAATGTTGAAAAACATTTTGGTGAAATTGAATGGGGAACTATATTTTTCTTTATAGGTTTGTTTATTATAACAGGTGCACTTGAAGATACTGGAATTTTAAAAAATTTAGCAATGATTTTAAGCAAAAATTTTGGAAGTACCCCAAAATTATTTGGAATGTTTTTGATTATTATGTCATTTTTAGTTAGTGGATTTTTTGATAATATTCCATTTACTGCGACAATGATTCCTGTAATTAAGATGCTTCCTTCAATTAACTCTACTTTTGTTAATCTAAATCCTTATTGGTGGGCTTTATCTCTTGGTGTATGTTTTGGAGGAAATCTTACACAAATTGGTGCATCTGCAAATATTGTGGCTATTACCATGCTATTAAAATATTCAAAAAGATCTGTTTCTTTTAAAGAGTATATGAAATTTTCCATAATACCATCTTTAATTTCTTTAATAGTTTCTATAGCGTACGTTGAATTTAGATATTTTTAA